From the genome of Malus sylvestris chromosome 13, drMalSylv7.2, whole genome shotgun sequence:
TTTTCTAGATTAAGCGatattacaaataaataaaggcTGGGATGCAAGATTTTCGGAGGATTAAAGTCCAACAAATCATAAACCAAATTTTATCAGAATGCTATTGcaatttcacttttttttttttttagaagaaaatGCTATTGCAATTCACtttaaactttaaagaaaatatttaaacaGAAAGAGGACAAATAGCAGGTGTTAAAAGAGTCATACCTGCtctttcatactctcccaaatCAGAAAAACATCTAGCTGCAGAATCTGCCATGCCTATAGCATCAAATATCTCAGCAGCTTGCTTAAGAATCGTATTGGCCTCTACAGGATTTGAAGCCCGCATACGATCAGCGATAGCTTTAAGGCCAGCAGCTTTGGACCTTCTTTCCCAATAAGTATCACCAgctttttcaaagcacattgTGGCCATATCATAGCTATGTTCCTGGTATAGCTGCAACAAACAAAGAGAGGATTTTGTTAATATGACTAGAAAATAATGGCGTTAAAACATTAGTAATTATGCAAACCTTAATGCCTCGTGATTTCCACTCCTCAGGGCTGCTTGCAACTTGCATTGCTTGTGCAAGGGAATCATCCAGTTGCCGAACTTGTACAAGACATTTCTTCTTCCAATAGTCAAACATTGGTTTGGAAATCTCTTCTGCATTCTCGCAAACCCACAACCTCTGTCTTGTCCGAGTAACAGAAACATATAATTGTTTGAGTTCAGAGCATAAGATGTTGTGTTTGGCTTCACTGAACATTGGAAAGCATTGGGGCAATGTGGAGTCAAGTAAATCTTGGTCCTTCATATAATCATATATCACCCTCCATTTCGTTTTCATTGGCGATGAGCCAAAAAAGTTGTATAAGAGTACATCCTACAAACAAGTCATAAATGTCATAAATGACACCAAATATAAACTCAAAAAACATGTCCAGATCCAACGAACTGAAAATATCATAATAAGTAAAGAAGGCAGCAGCAAAAAATTTCACAAGGAAAAAAAGGGATATAGATGAAAAGAATAAATCAGGCTTCTAGTGATTAGAGCTTTCTTACAATTAAAATAGTAATTAGTAAAGCGGGGCAGCAGCAAAACATTTCACAAGGAAAAAAAGGGATATAGATGAAAAGACAAAATCAAGCTTCTACTGATTAGAGCTTTCTTACAACTAAAATAGTAAGTAAACAAATAGAGTAATCACCTGGAATTCAAGCCCCTTGCATTCCATTATGGTCAGAACAAGAGCATGCTTCCCAACAAATTTGGAAACTTCTTTCCTAGCATCATCATCACGGACCAAAATAACTTGCTCTGCGCCGAAGCCAACTATATTTGCACTATCATTTCCACTATTCCCAAAAAATTTTATGATTGCATTTTCATCTTCTCCGGATTCAAGCACTACCGGAGCTTCCCCATTTAACAGACTGGTTTCAGGTACCAAAATATCAATAGATTGGGGGAAAAAACGATAAAGTAGTTCAATAATGCTCTGTGATAACTTCAATACACCGGCATGGGTACGGAAGTTTTGAGTCAATTGTTTAACTTCTGATATTtgtcccttttcttttctttcgtgAGGCTCATTCCCTCTAGCTTCCAACACAAACTTCTCGTAAAAGAGATGCCGTATATCTTGGAACCTGAAATCAATGCCCCTGGCAATTGTTTGTGCGGTATCACCAGAAAAGACAAAGCCTTCTTCAACATTGTTGCACACATGCTTAAACAGAGCAATTTGACTCATTGTGAGATCCTGAACCtcatcaatataaacaaaaTCCATTTGGTCACCCACAAATTTTCCATGCCTGAGACGATGGTGAAGATCAATTACAAAATCAGCCAGATCAAATTCACCATTTTCCATCTTCATTTTTTCGTAAGCTTGAAAAATATCGTATATttctcctctctttttcttGCTTAAAATGGAACCCCGGCCCTCTGACAGGTGAACATAATCCTCCCGGCTGAGTTTACCATCACCTGCTTCTATGGCTCCAATACCACCTTTAATATGAGATATTATCTCTGTGAAGACTCTGGAAGCATCAAGCTTCTTCGTTAACCGCATATTGAAATGGGGCCAGTAAGACAAACTGAATCTATCATAATTAACCTCCTTTGTCCTTATAAACGTCTGCAATGCAACGGATCTTGAGCCTCTCAATTGACGATGAGTAAGTGTCCTAGCCTCCAGGAATCTATCAAAGTATGAATTACTCAGCGTTCCATCAAGCATCATCAAGAACTTATGAAATGTTATAACAAGAGGGTAAGATTTGGGAGAAATATCCTGAAATGAATCCTTGATATCCTTCAATTGAGACTCCTCTTCATCAAAATCAGCCATATCAATCAAACTTTTCTCAGTTGAATCACTTCCACCACATGCAAAACTGTATACATACAAAAGTTAGTAACTTAAGGTGGCTGATGTGACGTTTGAAATTTACAATAAAGTAAAATAAGTCAGGGACAAGAACAAAACCTTTGTTGAATAATCCACATACCTTTTCAAGTGTAGAACATGTTGTTTGATGGCAAAACATAGCTTAGGACTCACGGTCACAAAAAGCTGGTGTAGAGTTCTTTCCTGAGAAGCTGAAGAACTCTGCCCAACATTGCTATTTTGACTACTAAGGCATCCTTGCTCTGCCAACTGAAAACATTGTtctttttgaaataatttcatGGTTAAAACAGTGGTTTTCCCTGTTCCCGACCTTCCAAGTATAAAGGTACTTCTCTGATAAAGGATAATCTCCATTTCCTGGTCAGTAACTTCAAATGGAAGATCTAACTCTCTACCCTCGCGGTCAGACAGCAAGTGATTCACAACACCAGATGACAATGAGTAAAATTTCATGAGCAATAAACTCTCGTTGACCTGTGAATTCTCAACATAACTTCTACCATCAGCAGTGTCACCAACTAAGTCACTCTCAGCCTCAGTGTTGCTCAGGTCCTTAAACCGGGGAATATCCAAAGTGGGTGGCCAGCTATTCGGAACTTCTAAATTACTGTTCAAATGATAAAGAAGCACAAGAATTActtgaaaatttcaaaaaaattaggaaaagtTTGTATCTTCATATGACTACAGAAAGAGAGCATTTGCTACTACAAATTCATGCTtgtccagaaaaagaaaaagaaaaggcctAGAATGCCAAACAACATACCCGTCAAGACATGTCTCATTGCAACGATTGATGAAATCATCTGTATATCTATGGAAAATACTCTCCAAGCGATTATTCAATTTGGGGATATCCTCTAGAGGCAATATGTCCCAAATCTTTAATACTTGAATGTATTTCTTCTCCTTCACAATGTCAATTGAGCAGACAACATATAGACCTTCAACTTTATACTGCCTCAACATTGCTGATGAGTTTCCACTGATAGTCTGTACATTTCGCTTTCTTGGTCTCCAGCCACCAGAAAGCTTAAGTAGAAGATTAAGCACTGACTTCTTCAAACGGATCGACTTCAGTTTTTTGAACGACTTCAGGAAAATATCACTGAAAAGTacctaaagataacagattgGGGGAacaagaaattataaaaatggTTATAGAAAAGCTTCAAGACATCAGCAATTCCAATTTCAGAACAGAGATTGATAACTTCAAACTATAGGGAGTACTCGAAAATTAAGGCTCAGAAAAACAAACATAATAAAACCTAGAGCATTACCTTCCATATTTTATTGCTGAAAAGTAAGCTGTCAGGATTAAGCAAATCATCAAATTGCTCAAACTCTTTCTTCACCTCTAATATGGATTTTGCCAAATCCTTGTCTTCATCAGCATTAAAAAAGCATTGACGAATTTTGGCATCAAAGACCAAGGCCTCCCAAACAGATTCACTATTAGATAGCGTTCTTTCATTCCCCAAAATCCAGAGACAGTGCCTGAAGTCAATAGCAGAACTGAAGTTATTAATAACAAGTAACAAGGATGCAATAAACAACACAAATTTGAATCGAACCATACCTAGCTCTTGTAAGAGAGACATTAATTCTTTGAGGTTTCGATATGAATTCAAGAGATTGGTCTCTACTGGATCGTACAGTGGACATAATAATTATGTCTTCTTCCCCGCCCTGAAACCCGTCAACTGTCTTCACCTTCACTGTAAAGCCATCAAGCTTATCATacttctttccaattttttccTGAACTTCAACTACCTGTGCAGCATAAGGAGATACCACACCAATACTGAGCTTCTCTTTTGAGACAACCCATTCTGCATATAAAGAGAAAGCCAAAAGAGAAATGTTCAGTTTTATCGAGACCAAGAAGTAATTAGCCATTAAAAAAGAATTGAGGACCGATAACTGTTCTGAAAAGAAAACATCTGGAAATTGAAATCATTGAAATActgaaaggaaaaaagaaaataagcatGACTCCCGAGCTTGACATACTTTTGTACACATTCCGTATTATTTTCAATACAATGGCAACCTCAACCATATTCTTCCGACTACGTCCATCCTCATCTTTCTCCTCTCTTCCACCAATAACATTAATAAAGGAATATGGACCGAACATTGACCCAGGAAGGTAGTGTTTCTCATAGCTTCTACTTTGAACATTTGGAGCGTCCCAGAGCAGCTTATAATAGAAATTAGAATTTGGGAAGAAACTTATTGATGGATGCATTCTGTATTGCATATTTAGAAGGTGTTTTGAGTGACCCATTAAGCTCAACCTCTCAAACAAGCTTCTTGCAAACCCAGCTTCATCAGACACCTATGCAACAAAAGAAATTTATCCATAAACGCAAAATCATACGAGTGAAACAAAAAATTGCAATAACATAAACAGAGGATGtagatatgtgtgtgtgtgtgtgtgtgtataaccAAGTAGCATCAACGTACATTGCTTTGCACCGTAGCTGGTAACTGACATTCATCACCAACAAGAACAGCGTGCTTCACACCTCGAAGTTGCAGCGGTATAGTTGATTCGCACTCTTTCAATTGTGCAGCTTCATCAATAACAACAAGGGTCAGTGGATCCATTGCCACTCTACGCAGCTTATATGAACTGGATGCAGTGCAAAATATTAAGGAAGCTCTTTGAAAACAGAACTCCATCAGAGATTCTTGGTTCCGAACGTTTGGAAGACTAAGCCCTCTAAGAGAATCCTGTAGAACATGTAATACTGAAAGGCATTCTCTTCTCTTCGTGTACAAAAGAAACAAGTTATCCATAAATCGCTCAGGCACATCTTCAACTTCTGAACGAGAGAAAATCTCTTCCAGTCTCTGAGAAACAACATTCCCTTGAAACAATAATGATTTAAAGGAATCAAGCAGGCCCACGAGTGAAGTCATATTTTGGAAATTACGTTCCAATATGTAATTTTTGCCTATATGAGTACAGAAGGTAGAAATGCAATATATTAGGGGTGATGCAGTAGAGACAAATCTCTCTctgaaaaattcaagaaacGATTTGCACATCCCCTTGCTAACTTCACTATCACTTCTGTATTCTTTCTCCGTCGGTTCACTGCCACTAGTTTGTCCTTTCTCTTTGGCCCACTCATTTTCCAGGAAAATATGGTAATGAGTAACGCAATCTTCAAGAAAACCGATCATGGAAGCAAAGCAACTACTCCAACCAGTCAGCGGCCCCAAGCACTCGCCAAGCCTTTTGACACGGTTATCCATATATATATCTTCAATGTCTGAACCAACTTTGAGTCGCTCCTTATTCCCAAACAGAAGAATTTGTCCCAGAGGACAAAACATGGCATTAGACTCTGCTTCAGTCACCATCTTTACAACACGAGAAGCCACTTCAGTTATTGCGACATTTGTTGGGGCACAAATGAGCGTCCTACAGTTCATCCGTAACAGAGTAAAAAGCAGAGTAGCGGTGGCTCTAGTTTTTCCTGTCCCAGGAGGACCCCATATAAGTTGCACACCAGACTTGGAATCACTATGCAGCATTTCAAGACAGGCCACAACTGCCCCTGTTTGTGACTCGTTCAATCCAGCAGATAAACTCTCAGCTAACCACTTATCCCGGATGTCATCATTCATTTCAGAACGAAGGTGATAGTTTTCCTGAGGCTGTTACCAACATAAGAGTTTCAGTCAATTCCAACAATATCAGTGTTGAAACATATTATCCCATTTATAATATCAAACGAAGTTGATGGGGGCATGGATTACGATTTAGAGAGAATTAGAGAGagttttaaaaaattgaaaataaatcatTATACAACCGAAGACTTCGATCCAAagataaaaggaaaagaaaacttctTGGATACTTGTTTAAACATGATGATTTTATGTCATACTTATTAGAGACAGTGTAGGTTTGGTCTATGCAATGCTAACTAAACTGCATAAAACCTACAGTATTAATCCTTAAGGTCTTACCACAAAATCGGTGCGCAGAACTTCCCTGATAATCTTCAGATTTCCGAACATGTTCAATGATTTCCATATTCTGCCATTAGGGATTAAATTCACAAGGAATACCAAAACCAATGATTTCCAAGCGCTACTTTCGTCTTCAAACTCCTTTGATGCCTTGACTTTAAAAGAAAGTGAAGTACTATCATCCTCGTTATCGTTTTCTGAGACTCTAGTGACTGATACAAAAGCCCATGATCTCCCAACCCTTTGTAAATCAGAAACAGTTTCAGGTTTAGCATCCGCTAAGATAAAAAGGTCCCCGGGCAATGTTTTGTATGGCTCCTTTCCGCGATCACTGAACCTGTTTCTCCAGTAATCAACCTTGACATCATATAGATTTTTCCCATGCGGTTttgcttcttcaaaagcaacTACTTCAGCAAATGGTGCTCTGTAGATAGTTTCCATACTAGAATGCACTTGAGCTCTAGTTTCCTCCAACAAGGGGAATAAATAAGACCCAAAATAATGCTGAACCGATCGAAATGATTTCGGAATCTCTTCCACCTAAAACCGTTAAAAAGTTCAAAAtcattacaatgcaatacaaaTTAGAGaattaaattaagaaaatatgttcaacaataaaaaaaaaacaatcctcCTCTTGCAGAAGGCTTTAAGATTCAAGACCAAAGCTATCAACTTTACGAATCGTTTGTTAAGGTGGTGCAAAGTTTTCAACCTTCGGTGGTCTTTGCAAGTAAgcattcccaaaaaaaaaaaaaaaaaaaaaaaaaaaacaacgcaAGACAAAGGACTCGTCTTTTGCTACCAAAACTCAAGAATCGTAACAATGCAATAGCTTCATGATTCAAGTCCAAAGCTTTTAGCTGTCGAGAGTGAATCCCACGTCAACATATAAGTAATTGGCTACTCCTCATACTACCAATCGGTTTTACAACGGAAACTCAACTTAGTCATTAGCATTACAAATTGTTCACTGTGGTGGTAGAAAAGTTCCCAATTTTTGTCggttttgcaaaaaaaaaaaaaaaaaaaaaaaacgcagtGACAATCTCACCAAAATATTACGAAAAACGAGTAAAGTAACGCCTTTTtgcaaactaaaactaaaaaaatgggAACTTATGGAAGAACATACCCGGTTCTTGTGCAGATTCTCATCGAGAATGTCTTCAAGTGACCAAGAAAACACAGTATCAGTGAAACGGTCCGTTTCAGTCTTCTTCTCTGAAGCTTCCATCATCTCACTCACTCTCAGTCTCACTCTACAGCAAATGCCTACAAACCCAGTTCACAAAACCCCACTATTTTACAGAAACATGATCAGTTTTTCAAAAGGGCAAAAGTATGAACAATGAAAGGAGACGTCTGAGGAATTGTACGAAAATAATGACCGCCATGCATTTGAAGAGAAGGAGATAACTCAGTGGCAACTTTTTCACCAAAAGAGAAGGTATCTCATTCTCCACCACATTAAGCAATCAAATGGTAAAAGAAGGAGAAGGGTATTCACTATTCACTTCACCGCTGAGGGTTTTCTCCTTGCCTTAGAGGGGAAGTTCCTTTGATCGACTGGCTGGTCCGTACTAGTTCCTCTTTACTAATTAACCTTAAAGCTTAAAGGTTCGAACTCTAAAGGGGTTCTAAAGGGGTAAGGTGCATGTCcccttgtatttttctttcttgttctacgaggggttaggtttatgtcccccTGTCTAGGTgtatcttcttttttcttatcaataaaTTTCCCTCGTACCGTCGaggttctccaaaaaaaaaaaaaaaaaaaaaaattaaaggttcCACCTCTACAAATGCAAAAGTATTCGGACAGTTGATCTCCGGAAATGTTTAATCTTCTTGTTTTGTCACACATTAGTAActtgttttgatgcaaattaataaaatcactaTAAAACTCATGGATTATTGATAAAAATGACCTTGACGGAGTTGTTAGGTCAACGAGGATTCGGCAAACTCCCAAATTCGAATGTGAGCTTAAAACAATATGTGCATCATTATAAGGGTAGGAGGTATCTGGTGCCTCATTCTTCTTTAAGGAAAAAGCATAACGGTTCTCAGTCAcgcttcttcttttttaatattGGTGTTGTTGACACGtcccgatcccgatattccctgaataccaggataggcacgtgctggccgacacctgacggtgacgaaagccattaattgatacaaaagctaggaataagaaataaatatgggttatgaatttaaaaacaatgaattaacaatttaggaacgtgttcagagcatacaactaaacctagTCACTAACAAGAATTAAGATAAGATTGAATGAACAAGGAGTAGGTCCTAccccgagaggactcgaagatactgctgcggaagtgccttgatgCCGGGATCAtgtgccttgattctaagtccagaatgagggcgcaaaacaaggATGAGTGGAccaaatttatatacatatatagtacgaaaacagttatgaacatactaacccccacaatttaataatgaaaactactagaatAATAAGTGATAAGCTTTTCAGAAAACTCTGTTCACAGCTCTCATTCCACACAAACTTAACACCTTTACGAGTTAATTTAGTAAGAGGCAGAGCAATTGCAGAAAAATTCTGAATAAATATGTGCTTGCGGATTATCATAAGTCTTATCATAATGCCTAGCCAAACGCCTGAAAGTACTATCAAATTCTGTGATACTGAGGTCACCCTGTCAAAACTCTAAGTTGCTAGTGGAGACTTCCTTAATCTTTTTCCGTACAATTCTGCTGCttcggagtatctgtgagtggaccaccTTCGAAAATTGCATGTTTTATTGATAGAATTGCATAATTTAATAGCATGTCTTGCAGAATTATTGATTTGAGGAATACTTTACAGGAAGCATGATGATTTAATTATGAttgattatatattttgaactattttcattatattgtattttctttagAACCCTCATTCTGGTAGACTATTTGatcgatgacgataggatgctaagaATGTTGtttcaaatgatttttgaaCACCTCTTCGTAGTATAGAGGATCAATGAATTTATGCTACGAAGTTGTATTTTAGAGATGAATTAtgttttgtgcgtacctagtgaacACTATGCCTGGGggtgaggatctggtgttggcattgaggccgggagaaataatctctagcgaaaggctgagggacacgaagacaggcattgggccgggagggagATATCTCTGGCTACAGGCACAGAGActgaggtgcaggcattgggccgggagtattGTTATTCAGTGTACTCACTAGCAGCACAACTTGTGTTATGCTTCctgatatgatttctgatatgATTTTCTAAGATTAATTTGCAGAGAGATATATGAATtatttttatggcatgctagaggtTTTGagaaacctatcacttattatttAGTGGTTTTCATTATCTTAACTGTGGGGGTTAATATGTTTATAATTGTTTTCgtattatgtatgtatataaacttggtccactcacccttgttttgcgcccccattcaagTCTTAAGGACGAGGACTACGACGCAATATACGAGGCATTCCCCCACCAGTAGCTGCGTCCATTTTCTTTGTGCGATATCTGTAATAGTCCTTCCTTTTGAAATCTCAAATTAGAACATGCTATGTGCACTCTAGCCACTTTCTTAAGCACTGTTTATTTCCTTTAGACCTTATGataatcttatatatatattttctcctAATCTTTACTCTTGTATTCAacaaatggctttcgtcaccctcgggtgtcggccagcacgtgcctacctgGTATTCCGGGAATATCGAGGTCGAGGCGTGTCAGTTGTACTTaagaaagttgagattttaatttttttttttaaattaatgcgttgaaataaaaaataatacaacTGTCTATTATTGTTTGATTCCAGAACTTAGGAATCAAACTctcaacaataaaaaatatgaaactaaTAAAGtaacaattttcaaaagcaaGAATCTTATAAAGTTGAATCAACTCATGCTCACACAATCTTTTGTTCCAAAACACACGTCAAAGCTAGTCCTTTCCTTCTTAGAAAATAAAGCtcaaattttttagtgtgacagAAATCAATAATTTAAGAAAGAGAGTACAAGCAATAATTTATATTGATATACACTAAAGGTAAAAAAGAGAATTTTAAGTGAGTATAAGAGAAAGACTCTAACCACGAGGGAGGAAGCATTTTTGCTCTCCACCATAACTATAGTGTATGCTCATTATACACTTAATTGTTTGTCACATATCTTTTAACCTAACTCTAATTAACTTTTAtattaaatgttatttttttcaattttgaaaagaatTAACCAAAGATAAGTGAAATGACATATATCTGATAATTAAATATACGATGAGCATACACTAAAGTTTAGGATAACGACTAAAAATGCAGCATACGATAGCTTTCATGTACTCAAAAACGCATGTACGTTTGCTTGGGTTTGGTTAATCACTTTGACTTGTTTACACTGATTCTCCCACATTTTTAACGTGGAGGCTGCCAAGTTCCAACATTTACACGGAGAAGCTCAACGTCCTTGGCCTATGGGACTGCGCAACGCTAGCTACACTTTCATTCCGGCTTTTTATCTTCCATTTCTCTCATACAATGTTACTCGAAGATGAACGGCATATGTAAGGTCATTCGTCAAAATCACTtatgcaaaataaaataattaaattcaaaatcgTTTAGTCATTTAACTATTATTTAATAAGAAGATGCAtcatattttttgtttcaaCACTAAAATTGTAACAACGTTAATTAGTAATGATTTTAGTTTTGATTGATTATTTTCACTGTTATACATTAAAGAAAACTATGAGAACATTTCAAAGGAAATGTTTAGAAAATTACTTCATGTCCCAATGAGAATGTTTCTTTTAATTAGCTTAGGGTTTTTctgaatgtgcttttaaaatgactgaaaatgcttttagaaaaaatgtttttatGTTCTAAAAGCACTTGAATTGCTGCAAGAAGCATATAACGTACTTCAGGTGTCTTTTCAAAACTCACTTACATTTTACCAAGGAATGAAGATCCTCTccgaatcctctttgtgagaattctcttcggatcctctttgtgaggatcctgggAATCCTTTAATCGTGTCCATTCATCGTCcatcgtgcgatcagaaatcgttttaaactttttatttaaaattacacacaaatagtacctgacaaaaactaaCCGCACGATTTATGATGAACATACGCGATTGAAAAATTCCttggatcctcacaaaaaggattCGAAGAGAATCCTCATTCTTTATTAAGGATTGATTTCAAAAgcaatttcaccaaaaacgcttttagtcattttaaaagtaatttCAAACGAGCCCTTAGTTACCAAGACCTCAATAAGATTTTCAGTTCGGTACATGAAAACGGGCCAAAAATCTCGGCCCAACCCATCGGATCTCGGCCCTTTTCACAGAAGGCAGACTTTTTCTCCAGTCAAAGCCGAGCTAGGAGGTAAAACTTAGAAGGAtgatattgaaaagaaaaaaaagtatgatACTTCTAAATTCACCTTAAAATTTCAAGATCATTACATTTTAGTACTTTACTCAAgacacagaagaaaaaaaacttgaaaatatcATTAAGCTCAACAAAGATCAAAATTTACGAGTGCATGGAATTTAATAATTTGAGAGCCAAAGCTTCTTGTTCCTCTAAAGACATTGAGTCAGCAGTGAAACCCAGTTTCTCCTTACTTTCTTCTCTCTCACCTTCATCATCACTACCAAAGTATATCTTCGACTTTTTGCGGGGTCGATCCTCAGCTGGTTCTCCTTCTGAATCAGAAAGATTATCCTCCGAATCTTCTTCTGTGTTTCCTCTCTTCAACTTCATCTTATGCTTCAAACGTTTCTCACGCCGACGCTGGCGGTCTAGAACCTTGTCTTCCTTGTCCACCACCTTCATATCTTCTCTAAGCTTCTTATAATATTCGTTTTTCATGTCTGCAGCAAAAAATAAGATACGTCAGGACATGTTCTTCAGAATAGGAGTCGAAAATTCA
Proteins encoded in this window:
- the LOC126597093 gene encoding uncharacterized protein LOC126597093 isoform X2, translated to MMEASEKKTETDRFTDTVFSWSLEDILDENLHKNRVEEIPKSFRSVQHYFGSYLFPLLEETRAQVHSSMETIYRAPFAEVVAFEEAKPHGKNLYDVKVDYWRNRFSDRGKEPYKTLPGDLFILADAKPETVSDLQRVGRSWAFVSVTRVSENDNEDDSTSLSFKVKASKEFEDESSAWKSLVLVFLVNLIPNGRIWKSLNMFGNLKIIREVLRTDFVPQENYHLRSEMNDDIRDKWLAESLSAGLNESQTGAVVACLEMLHSDSKSGVQLIWGPPGTGKTRATATLLFTLLRMNCRTLICAPTNVAITEVASRVVKMVTEAESNAMFCPLGQILLFGNKERLKVGSDIEDIYMDNRVKRLGECLGPLTGWSSCFASMIGFLEDCVTHYHIFLENEWAKEKGQTSGSEPTEKEYRSDSEVSKGMCKSFLEFFRERFVSTASPLIYCISTFCTHIGKNYILERNFQNMTSLVGLLDSFKSLLFQGNVVSQRLEEIFSRSEVEDVPERFMDNLFLLYTKRRECLSVLHVLQDSLRGLSLPNVRNQESLMEFCFQRASLIFCTASSSYKLRRVAMDPLTLVVIDEAAQLKECESTIPLQLRGVKHAVLVGDECQLPATVQSNVSDEAGFARSLFERLSLMGHSKHLLNMQYRMHPSISFFPNSNFYYKLLWDAPNVQSRSYEKHYLPGSMFGPYSFINVIGGREEKDEDGRSRKNMVEVAIVLKIIRNVYKKWVVSKEKLSIGVVSPYAAQVVEVQEKIGKKYDKLDGFTVKVKTVDGFQGGEEDIIIMSTVRSSRDQSLEFISKPQRINVSLTRARHCLWILGNERTLSNSESVWEALVFDAKIRQCFFNADEDKDLAKSILEVKKEFEQFDDLLNPDSLLFSNKIWKVLFSDIFLKSFKKLKSIRLKKSVLNLLLKLSGGWRPRKRNVQTISGNSSAMLRQYKVEGLYVVCSIDIVKEKKYIQVLKIWDILPLEDIPKLNNRLESIFHRYTDDFINRCNETCLDGNLEVPNSWPPTLDIPRFKDLSNTEAESDLVGDTADGRSYVENSQVNESLLLMKFYSLSSGVVNHLLSDREGRELDLPFEVTDQEMEIILYQRSTFILGRSGTGKTTVLTMKLFQKEQCFQLAEQGCLSSQNSNVGQSSSASQERTLHQLFVTVSPKLCFAIKQHVLHLKSFACGGSDSTEKSLIDMADFDEEESQLKDIKDSFQDISPKSYPLVITFHKFLMMLDGTLSNSYFDRFLEARTLTHRQLRGSRSVALQTFIRTKEVNYDRFSLSYWPHFNMRLTKKLDASRVFTEIISHIKGGIGAIEAGDGKLSREDYVHLSEGRGSILSKKKRGEIYDIFQAYEKMKMENGEFDLADFVIDLHHRLRHGKFVGDQMDFVYIDEVQDLTMSQIALFKHVCNNVEEGFVFSGDTAQTIARGIDFRFQDIRHLFYEKFVLEARGNEPHERKEKGQISEVKQLTQNFRTHAGVLKLSQSIIELLYRFFPQSIDILVPETSLLNGEAPVVLESGEDENAIIKFFGNSGNDSANIVGFGAEQVILVRDDDARKEVSKFVGKHALVLTIMECKGLEFQDVLLYNFFGSSPMKTKWRVIYDYMKDQDLLDSTLPQCFPMFSEAKHNILCSELKQLYVSVTRTRQRLWVCENAEEISKPMFDYWKKKCLVQVRQLDDSLAQAMQVASSPEEWKSRGIKLYQEHSYDMATMCFEKAGDTYWERRSKAAGLKAIADRMRASNPVEANTILKQAAEIFDAIGMADSAARCFSDLGEYERAARIYLGKCGDLERAGECFSLAGCYQDAADVYAKGNFFSECLTVCAKGKLFEMGLKYIEFWKEHPVEDTAVATRGEGIDKMEQEFLESCALHYCRWKDNRSMMKFVRAFHSINSMRNFLKKYASLDELLLLEEGLGNYLEAAEVAKLKGDILLEADFLEKAGKFREASLRILFYVLANSLWSYGSKGWPIEQFSQKEELLSKAKSCANNESESFYEFVCTEVDILSNEQTSLALMKNQMNASERHRSVGGEILSARKILDAHLSLSANKYVWEKELVDDPVKRSEDRISENQVSIHSLMYIWNFWKDKIAHMIECLGWLDTQDFNEFQQNGEFCFNYFGVWRLYQNFNPVYVLLISDADWVRGLDKRPHGKLASIDARQLASAATNYWSSELLSVGMKVLDKLEALYKFRMKNHDPLLSQSWCLNHICEVAVCLLQSKYLKLRDQDTRTLRRFVASSTESVVARIFPLDSRNSVTENMISFRRNDASKNVLKQVIVEYTSSKNTLSLGKIGRLLMVILGSGKLNSELYELVKDLEGNSLWMAFIRILCRDIKPGNASQVPREVSVIWRLHEALVETYRSNWRVNDYISPGCFMYLVERLVTLATCFQGFVITTRSCFVEWLLYQDEDTNLSLMTADVRPSLNEIVGFVIDVVCGCVFNKEDMIEWIKKSSTNWKNDYSPLLLRLVVLLCMVCVNFGKGLHILDDLLGRNDITQLLPWEFYAVLKSRRGRKSPSINVHVLVAAALQKIGNTMVIASFGVNCSRFSCSDAIFVDMKASQSQSRDDIYRKLFPKLPVLQASHAKSVEAAATQSSSRAISEEGKNCKILPSNSGVVEPLETSVGDSQNAGEEHSVSNESNPKSSPADAASGSQHGSSKETGNQGKNNGQNKEVGAASGSQRGSNETGNQGKKKGKNKKPKKKRGRK